A region of bacterium DNA encodes the following proteins:
- a CDS encoding methylated-DNA--[protein]-cysteine S-methyltransferase produces MELYYDEIASPIGMILLVADERALWALDFADTRERMMRLLKMRYSEVSLVRTRNPGGFSARVRAYLEGDLRALDAIPVDTGGTDFQRKVWRALRKVRSGRTSSYGALARRIGEPKAARAVGAANGRNPVALVLPCHRILGADGSLTGYAGGLQRKRWLLEHEGVDVAG; encoded by the coding sequence GTGGAACTTTACTACGACGAGATCGCATCCCCGATCGGAATGATCCTGCTAGTCGCCGATGAACGCGCATTGTGGGCACTCGACTTTGCGGACACGCGTGAGCGGATGATGCGCCTGTTGAAGATGCGCTACTCCGAGGTATCGCTGGTGCGCACGCGCAATCCCGGCGGATTCTCGGCGCGAGTTCGGGCCTATCTGGAAGGGGATCTGCGCGCGCTCGATGCGATTCCGGTCGATACCGGAGGCACGGACTTTCAGCGCAAGGTGTGGCGTGCGCTGCGCAAGGTGCGCTCGGGTCGTACTTCGAGCTACGGTGCGCTCGCGCGCAGGATCGGTGAACCGAAAGCGGCCCGCGCGGTGGGCGCGGCCAACGGTCGCAACCCCGTCGCACTGGTCCTGCCCTGCCATCGCATTCTGGGTGCGGATGGCTCGCTCACGGGTTACGCAGGGGGTCTACAGCGCAAACGCTGGTTGCTGGAGCACGAAGGTGTCGATGTGGCTGGCTAG